A genomic window from Candidatus Pelagisphaera phototrophica includes:
- a CDS encoding M16 family metallopeptidase, whose product MTHFWNYRIFAIALGLNVWNFGLAQEKSWTLDDPLPVDKSIIVGQLENGLKYYVRENKKPEGRVFLRLVVNAGSLQENQSQRGLAHFLEHMAFNGTRRFAKSEIVDFMERAGMRFGSHVNAYTSYNETVYMLQLPTDNPSLLSTGFEILEDWADGLTLDPLEIEKERGVILEEWRSRQGVGERLSERQRPFIYFKSSYADRNPIGSMIVVGNAPRERFEEFYNDWYRPNLMGVIVVGDIDKNDIEQKIIDTFSSLENPENAPERTPTEVPVHEETLFSIETDPELTIASFRMLTKQPVGPDSSAADYRHMIIERLYFGMLNRRLDERSREPNPPFIQANAGSSRIAREKEALQQSVVFLGNRYQEGLNALIGETNRAVRDGFTSSELERVKADVLRSLENAYEERDKTDSDSYAREYTRAFTVDEPIPGIEMELEMTEAFLADINLAEVNAIGEGFAQKENRVALFSGPEKEGLELPSESELVATIKASNEIELELYEDEFLDVPLLATIPEPGEIAKEDYDEKLDTYVWELSNGVNVILKRTEFQNDEILMNSYSPGGHSLVMDDEYLSAIMSTMILGESGVGPFNSIQLDKRLAGESVNVSPYISDQYEGFSGASSPKDLEAFFKLLYLQATQPRLDEEAYGSLETRLRAMIVNREKSPQSVFQDALEKELYGDHPRHRPLSLELMNEIDPHLALGVYKNRFKDFSDFTFVFVGSLDLEEMKHYAKTYLASLPATGRDERGRYLGDDPLPGKRNVDISFGLEEKTSVRVLFTGEAEWSPENRYIMSVVRDLLNIRMRESLREENGGTYGVGVYANLTREPTERYSTGFAFSCDPANADLLINAGIHEILDLQERGFKIKNLEKVQEIHLRGYETGLKENGFWLRNLTSAAREGREFSEILDFPNQVKEYDPERILEAARKYFSFDNVVVAKLNPKHN is encoded by the coding sequence ATGACCCACTTTTGGAATTATCGGATATTCGCGATAGCGCTTGGTCTTAACGTTTGGAACTTTGGACTGGCTCAGGAAAAGAGCTGGACTCTGGACGACCCGCTTCCTGTCGACAAGAGCATCATTGTAGGGCAGCTCGAGAATGGGCTGAAGTACTATGTCCGGGAGAACAAAAAGCCTGAAGGCCGTGTCTTTTTAAGATTGGTCGTCAATGCGGGTTCCCTGCAGGAGAATCAGAGTCAGCGAGGCTTGGCACACTTCCTCGAGCATATGGCGTTCAATGGTACGCGGCGATTTGCCAAGAGTGAAATTGTCGACTTTATGGAACGTGCCGGCATGCGATTCGGTTCGCACGTCAACGCGTACACATCTTACAATGAGACGGTTTATATGCTGCAGCTCCCGACGGACAATCCGAGTTTGCTTTCGACGGGGTTTGAAATACTTGAAGATTGGGCGGACGGGCTGACGCTAGATCCGCTTGAAATTGAAAAGGAGCGAGGCGTAATCCTAGAGGAATGGCGTTCCAGACAGGGTGTCGGCGAGCGATTGAGTGAGCGGCAGCGCCCATTCATTTACTTCAAGTCAAGCTATGCGGATCGAAACCCGATCGGTTCGATGATTGTCGTGGGAAATGCGCCAAGAGAGCGGTTTGAAGAGTTTTACAACGATTGGTACCGGCCGAATCTAATGGGAGTCATTGTCGTAGGGGATATCGACAAGAACGACATCGAGCAAAAGATCATCGATACGTTTAGTTCCTTAGAGAACCCGGAAAACGCTCCAGAGCGAACACCGACGGAGGTACCAGTCCATGAGGAGACGCTTTTCTCAATCGAAACGGACCCCGAGTTGACAATCGCCTCGTTTCGCATGCTGACCAAGCAGCCGGTCGGCCCCGACAGCAGCGCAGCGGACTACCGTCACATGATTATAGAACGCCTTTATTTTGGGATGCTCAACCGTCGATTAGACGAGAGGTCACGTGAGCCAAATCCTCCGTTCATCCAAGCGAATGCCGGAAGTAGTCGCATCGCTCGTGAGAAGGAAGCACTGCAGCAGTCGGTTGTTTTCTTAGGCAACCGGTATCAAGAAGGGCTGAATGCACTGATTGGCGAGACCAACCGGGCGGTACGAGATGGATTCACCAGTAGCGAGCTTGAACGAGTGAAAGCGGACGTTCTGAGATCGCTGGAAAACGCGTACGAGGAGCGGGACAAGACGGATTCGGATAGCTACGCCAGAGAATACACGCGGGCCTTTACTGTCGATGAGCCTATTCCTGGTATAGAGATGGAGCTGGAAATGACCGAGGCTTTTCTCGCTGATATTAATCTCGCGGAAGTGAACGCGATCGGGGAGGGATTTGCCCAGAAGGAGAATCGGGTAGCCCTTTTTAGTGGACCAGAAAAGGAGGGACTTGAATTACCTAGTGAGTCAGAGCTGGTTGCGACGATCAAAGCATCGAACGAAATCGAGCTTGAGCTGTACGAGGATGAGTTTCTCGATGTACCGCTATTAGCGACGATCCCAGAACCAGGGGAAATTGCCAAAGAGGACTATGATGAGAAGTTGGATACTTATGTGTGGGAACTATCAAACGGAGTAAACGTTATCCTGAAACGAACGGAGTTTCAGAATGATGAGATTCTCATGAATTCTTACAGTCCGGGTGGGCATAGTCTCGTGATGGATGACGAGTACTTGTCTGCCATCATGTCTACTATGATTCTTGGAGAAAGCGGAGTAGGACCTTTCAACTCGATCCAGTTGGACAAGCGATTGGCCGGCGAGTCCGTAAACGTATCGCCCTACATATCCGATCAGTACGAGGGGTTTAGCGGAGCGTCGTCGCCTAAAGACTTGGAAGCCTTTTTTAAATTGCTTTACCTGCAAGCGACTCAGCCACGACTTGATGAGGAAGCCTACGGCTCACTCGAAACGCGGTTGCGGGCAATGATTGTTAATCGCGAGAAATCGCCCCAATCAGTTTTCCAGGATGCTCTTGAAAAAGAACTGTATGGTGATCATCCGCGGCATCGACCCTTGAGCTTAGAGCTGATGAACGAAATCGATCCGCACCTTGCGCTCGGGGTTTACAAAAACCGGTTTAAGGACTTCAGCGACTTTACTTTCGTTTTCGTAGGGTCTCTCGATTTGGAGGAAATGAAGCACTACGCTAAGACTTACCTAGCATCCCTGCCTGCAACCGGGAGAGACGAGAGGGGACGTTACTTAGGAGATGATCCATTGCCAGGTAAGCGTAATGTGGATATCAGTTTTGGCTTGGAGGAAAAGACGAGCGTCCGAGTATTGTTTACGGGAGAAGCCGAATGGTCACCAGAAAATAGATACATAATGAGTGTCGTTCGCGACCTTTTGAATATCCGAATGCGTGAATCGCTGCGGGAAGAGAATGGGGGCACCTATGGTGTAGGCGTCTACGCTAATCTGACCCGTGAGCCCACAGAGCGCTATTCCACAGGGTTCGCTTTCTCCTGTGATCCAGCGAATGCGGATCTGCTCATAAATGCGGGCATCCACGAAATTCTCGATCTTCAGGAAAGAGGCTTTAAGATAAAAAATTTGGAGAAAGTACAAGAGATCCACCTTCGTGGATATGAAACGGGGCTGAAGGAGAACGGATTCTGGCTAAGAAATTTGACTTCAGCTGCAAGAGAAGGACGGGAATTCTCCGAAATCCTCGATTTCCCGAATCAGGTAAAGGAGTACGATCCGGAACGGATTTTGGAAGCCGCAAGGAAGTACTTCAGCTTCGATAACGTGGTTGTTGCCAAGTTGAATCCGAAGCACAATTGA
- a CDS encoding GDP-mannose 4,6-dehydratase, producing MSKKVLITGIAGQDGYFLAKLLLNKGCRVHGLFREKPSNGIGSLAHLEESQRSQLVLYESNISNKGFIDGLVAENQFDDIYHLAAQSSVARSIQHPLETIETNVLGLTNIATSIRDRSPQTRLLFTGSSEMFGDITSGKQSETTPAQPQSPYGLTKEFGYQLVRTYRKHYGLWAATTILFNHESEFRGEQFVTKKIVRSVVRIAAGFDEVLSLGNIYAERDWGYAGDYMDGVIRVMERNEPDDYVFATGKLHSVKDFVSATFKHVGIDLDWSGDGLDEIARNRSSQNLVVKIDKHFYRPGDIKGTCGDASKAKLLLGWEPRTNLSTIISKMISHEQDKTSP from the coding sequence GTGAGCAAAAAAGTACTGATAACCGGCATCGCAGGACAAGACGGCTACTTCCTCGCAAAACTCCTCCTGAACAAGGGCTGCAGGGTCCATGGGCTGTTCCGGGAAAAACCATCAAATGGAATCGGCAGTCTCGCCCATCTCGAGGAGAGTCAACGATCGCAACTCGTATTGTACGAATCGAACATCTCAAACAAAGGATTTATCGACGGGCTTGTAGCCGAAAACCAGTTCGACGATATCTATCACCTCGCAGCTCAGAGCTCGGTCGCGAGAAGTATCCAACACCCTCTGGAAACGATCGAGACCAACGTTCTCGGTCTAACCAATATCGCGACCTCCATACGGGACAGATCCCCTCAAACAAGACTCCTTTTTACCGGTAGTTCCGAAATGTTCGGCGACATCACCTCTGGAAAACAATCCGAGACCACCCCTGCCCAACCCCAAAGTCCCTACGGCCTGACCAAGGAATTCGGCTACCAGCTTGTGAGAACCTACCGAAAGCATTACGGCCTCTGGGCCGCGACCACAATTCTGTTCAACCACGAAAGCGAATTTCGAGGCGAGCAGTTTGTAACCAAGAAAATCGTACGCTCGGTCGTACGAATCGCGGCGGGTTTCGACGAAGTCCTTTCTCTCGGCAATATCTACGCGGAACGAGATTGGGGGTATGCAGGTGACTATATGGATGGCGTCATACGCGTAATGGAACGAAACGAGCCCGACGACTATGTATTCGCCACCGGAAAGCTACACTCCGTTAAGGATTTTGTGAGTGCGACTTTTAAGCACGTAGGGATCGACCTCGACTGGTCTGGCGACGGCCTTGACGAAATCGCTCGAAACCGCTCTTCCCAAAATCTAGTCGTCAAAATCGACAAGCACTTCTACCGCCCGGGAGATATAAAAGGAACCTGTGGCGACGCCTCGAAAGCAAAGTTACTGCTCGGCTGGGAGCCTCGGACGAATCTCAGCACCATCATATCAAAGATGATTTCCCATGAGCAGGATAAGACGTCCCCATGA
- the gmd gene encoding GDP-mannose 4,6-dehydratase — protein sequence MKKALITGITGQDGSYLAELLLTKGYEVHGVIRRASTFNTDRIDHLYQDPHINGVKLFLHYGDLADSVQMVKLLYELQPNEIYNLGAQSHVRVSFDVPEYTGDVVGVGAVRILEAIREAKLVDKVRFYQASSSEMFGKVQEVPQTEKTPFWPRSPYGCAKMYAHWLTVNYRESYNLFACSGILFNHESPRRGETFVTRKITRAATRIKLGLQKKLYLGNLDAQRDWGYAKEYVEMMWLMLQQDNPDDYVIATNETHSVKEFVIETFNHLDLDWEKYVEYDDRYERPAEVDLLIGDPAKAKKQLGWEPKVKFKELVKIMVDADLKLASDEAKIKIALA from the coding sequence ATGAAAAAAGCGCTCATAACTGGAATTACTGGACAGGACGGCTCATATTTAGCGGAGCTTCTTCTCACTAAAGGCTATGAAGTGCATGGCGTCATTCGAAGAGCTTCCACTTTCAACACAGATCGTATTGACCACCTCTATCAGGATCCACACATCAATGGCGTAAAGCTCTTTCTCCACTACGGGGATCTCGCCGATTCTGTGCAAATGGTGAAGCTCCTCTACGAACTGCAGCCCAATGAGATTTACAATCTGGGTGCCCAAAGCCATGTAAGGGTTTCGTTCGACGTTCCTGAATATACCGGTGATGTTGTTGGTGTTGGAGCCGTCCGAATATTAGAGGCAATAAGAGAGGCTAAACTCGTCGATAAAGTCCGTTTTTACCAAGCCTCTTCATCCGAGATGTTCGGCAAAGTGCAAGAAGTCCCACAAACCGAGAAGACTCCCTTCTGGCCAAGATCTCCTTACGGATGTGCAAAAATGTACGCCCATTGGCTCACGGTCAATTATCGCGAGTCCTACAATCTCTTCGCTTGCAGCGGCATACTATTCAACCACGAATCTCCTAGACGTGGCGAAACGTTCGTGACCCGGAAAATCACCAGAGCCGCCACCCGTATTAAGCTAGGCCTCCAGAAAAAATTATATCTGGGCAATCTAGACGCTCAACGTGACTGGGGCTACGCCAAAGAATACGTCGAAATGATGTGGCTCATGCTTCAGCAAGACAATCCCGACGACTACGTTATCGCGACCAACGAGACTCATTCGGTCAAGGAATTCGTCATCGAAACCTTCAATCATCTCGATCTTGATTGGGAAAAGTATGTGGAATACGATGACCGCTACGAAAGACCCGCAGAGGTGGATCTTCTAATCGGGGACCCCGCTAAAGCAAAAAAGCAACTCGGGTGGGAGCCCAAGGTGAAATTCAAAGAGCTCGTCAAGATCATGGTCGACGCAGACCTTAAACTTGCGAGTGACGAGGCGAAAATAAAGATTGCTCTAGCATAA
- a CDS encoding glycosyltransferase family 2 protein codes for MNKEPLVSIIVVDFNGQHFWNRLLDSLSDQTFSNFELIVVDNGGHLELPESHDGIRIKVLNRKENLGFSAGCNLGVSASVGDWVVFLNNDTVVEKNWLECLFSKMISNVSVGAVVSKIVFYPRYTRLRISVPTFKPSDTDLSSDSRSLGVRVRFSPRWDESTGLLNLEGFHGKEIEGNFEWRWTSEIANVCIPCFPRETTESQELIVSTPHETVGETASIEIGEDKMSIPIDCVQHVFGLEKRATFDIINSAGSELEDDGTCREEGIYKIDSGQYDIPREVTAFSGCSVMIRRDLFEELGGFDPKFFAYYEDTDLSWRMRKAGWKIMYEPKSVVRHHRSGTSGEQSPFFCFHIYRNMRWNVAKNARLRRALPLLLMELFSWIPSSVNTNNEFSALRLKRETIAGMVKYLVRRLTQAIG; via the coding sequence TTGAATAAAGAACCATTAGTATCAATCATAGTGGTCGACTTCAATGGTCAGCACTTTTGGAATAGGTTGCTAGATTCCTTATCGGATCAGACATTCTCTAATTTTGAGCTGATAGTGGTTGATAATGGGGGTCATTTAGAATTGCCAGAGAGCCACGATGGAATTCGAATCAAAGTCCTGAATCGAAAGGAAAACCTTGGGTTCTCGGCAGGATGCAATTTAGGTGTAAGTGCTTCCGTTGGAGATTGGGTTGTTTTTCTAAACAACGACACTGTAGTTGAAAAGAATTGGCTGGAATGTCTCTTCTCGAAAATGATATCGAATGTTTCTGTCGGAGCCGTTGTCTCAAAGATTGTGTTCTATCCTAGATACACTCGTCTAAGAATCAGTGTTCCTACGTTTAAGCCATCGGATACAGATTTGTCGTCTGATAGCAGAAGTTTGGGCGTCAGGGTTCGTTTTAGTCCGCGTTGGGATGAGTCAACCGGTCTGCTCAATTTAGAAGGATTTCACGGTAAGGAGATTGAGGGTAACTTTGAATGGCGCTGGACAAGCGAAATAGCGAACGTTTGTATTCCATGTTTTCCTCGCGAGACTACCGAAAGTCAGGAGCTTATTGTTTCCACGCCACATGAAACCGTGGGCGAAACGGCATCCATAGAAATCGGCGAAGACAAGATGTCGATACCCATAGATTGTGTGCAACACGTGTTTGGGTTAGAGAAACGTGCCACGTTCGATATAATCAACAGTGCGGGTTCTGAACTCGAAGATGACGGGACATGCCGTGAAGAGGGTATTTATAAAATTGATAGCGGCCAATACGATATTCCTCGTGAGGTTACAGCCTTTAGTGGCTGTTCAGTTATGATTCGAAGAGACTTATTCGAAGAACTGGGTGGATTTGATCCAAAATTTTTCGCTTACTATGAAGACACGGACTTGAGCTGGCGAATGCGCAAAGCAGGATGGAAAATCATGTACGAACCAAAGAGCGTGGTAAGGCATCATCGTTCTGGTACAAGTGGAGAGCAATCGCCTTTCTTTTGTTTTCACATCTACCGGAATATGAGGTGGAATGTGGCGAAAAATGCTCGTTTGCGAAGAGCTCTCCCTCTATTGTTGATGGAACTCTTTTCTTGGATACCCTCGAGCGTTAACACCAATAATGAGTTTTCTGCACTGAGGTTGAAAAGGGAAACGATTGCTGGGATGGTAAAGTATCTTGTCCGAAGGCTTACTCAAGCGATCGGATGA
- a CDS encoding glycosyltransferase, which yields MHAIKAYPDILIPIYNANDYLVLCLHSILQYTPKIVRVILVDDASTDPEIEKTIEEFRSTWKNLVTISNKKNLGYTKSVNQILQKANNHTIILNSDVEVSDNWYKNLINCMSSCENVATITPFFDNSGAFSFPSITDRSYVDDPHERNIRQHYLDKLKLEKYPTIPTGHGSCMLITMQAIAQVNCFDEIRFPVGYGSEVDFCQKLSKLGLFHYLDYKTIIYHRDAGSHGVDKPDLLLVSNKIISDLYPSYFQKVDLFSRDGIIDLIRNSFNKQRSFININDSGSDEEKPSILIVIPDSKGGIQMTTHFLSKHLAIHFNCYILMTEIHHWNLYRLDENDRVFIKSVIFQTPWRVENFDHTERQFALKDIIGLITPSICLVRHFIYWNPSLLKLLYDYGISTYFSVHDYYIICPKYTLINESTEFCCGKCNSLTEDCKTENNIILHSPLKKVFVSVWRQKVKESFTYIKGFIFNSIYCKNLIDSIYPELREKPNTVINNGTDLQKEKPLCFNERLVNNVVILGNINIDKGLDLIEEIILRNHEISTNFVFHIFGGFPDVNPKTLPNTHIHGSYERLELSKIYRNLRPLVTLLPSIWAETYSNVYSESLLCGTPILHSRLGEPYLRSRKDNCSWTVEQFDAKTWLDKLIEIRSCPGDYEIKIKNILSLNFKSDFSMADDYLNFIMSKTTKPS from the coding sequence ATGCACGCAATAAAAGCCTATCCAGATATTCTGATTCCTATTTATAATGCAAACGACTATCTTGTCTTATGTCTTCATTCTATCCTGCAATATACCCCCAAGATTGTCCGTGTTATTTTGGTTGATGACGCTAGTACTGATCCGGAAATAGAAAAAACTATTGAAGAATTCAGGTCAACGTGGAAAAATCTTGTTACCATTTCTAACAAAAAAAATCTCGGCTACACAAAATCCGTTAACCAAATTCTCCAAAAAGCGAATAACCATACTATTATATTAAACTCAGATGTTGAAGTGTCTGATAATTGGTATAAAAACTTAATCAACTGTATGTCCTCTTGCGAGAACGTAGCTACCATCACCCCTTTTTTTGATAATTCAGGTGCTTTTTCTTTCCCATCAATAACGGATCGCTCTTACGTCGACGACCCTCATGAACGAAATATTAGGCAACACTATCTCGATAAGCTAAAACTCGAGAAATACCCAACCATTCCAACGGGTCACGGAAGTTGCATGCTTATAACAATGCAAGCAATCGCACAAGTTAACTGTTTTGATGAAATTCGTTTTCCTGTTGGCTATGGTTCAGAGGTAGATTTCTGTCAAAAATTATCAAAACTTGGATTATTCCATTACCTAGACTACAAAACAATAATATATCATCGGGATGCTGGTTCTCATGGAGTTGATAAACCTGATTTATTGTTAGTTTCGAATAAAATAATTAGTGATCTATATCCATCATATTTTCAAAAAGTTGACCTTTTTAGCAGAGATGGTATTATTGATCTTATTAGAAATAGCTTCAATAAACAGCGTTCCTTTATTAATATCAACGATTCAGGTTCCGATGAAGAAAAACCCTCGATTTTAATAGTTATCCCAGACAGCAAGGGGGGTATACAAATGACTACCCATTTTTTATCAAAACATTTAGCAATACATTTTAATTGCTATATTCTAATGACAGAAATTCACCATTGGAATCTCTATCGATTAGATGAAAATGATAGGGTATTTATTAAGAGCGTGATTTTTCAGACCCCTTGGAGAGTCGAAAATTTTGATCACACGGAAAGGCAATTTGCCCTCAAGGATATTATAGGCCTGATTACACCATCTATCTGCCTAGTTAGGCATTTCATTTATTGGAACCCTAGTCTTCTAAAATTGCTATATGATTATGGGATTAGCACATATTTTTCCGTGCACGACTATTATATAATATGCCCGAAATACACTCTAATAAATGAATCAACAGAATTTTGCTGCGGCAAATGTAATTCATTAACGGAAGATTGCAAAACAGAAAATAATATCATCTTACATTCTCCACTAAAAAAGGTTTTTGTGTCCGTTTGGAGGCAAAAGGTTAAAGAATCTTTTACATATATTAAAGGTTTCATATTTAATAGTATTTATTGTAAGAATTTGATTGATTCGATTTATCCCGAATTAAGAGAAAAACCCAACACAGTGATTAATAATGGGACTGATTTGCAAAAGGAAAAACCGCTTTGTTTCAATGAGCGACTAGTGAACAACGTCGTTATTTTGGGGAATATCAATATAGATAAAGGTCTTGATCTTATTGAAGAAATTATTCTTAGAAATCACGAAATTAGTACAAATTTCGTCTTTCATATTTTTGGCGGTTTTCCAGATGTTAATCCAAAGACTCTACCTAACACCCATATTCACGGATCATATGAAAGACTTGAGTTGTCTAAAATCTATAGAAATTTAAGGCCCCTAGTTACCTTATTACCATCAATTTGGGCAGAGACCTATAGCAACGTGTATTCTGAATCATTGTTGTGCGGAACACCCATATTGCACAGCCGCTTGGGTGAACCCTATCTACGTTCTAGAAAAGATAATTGTAGCTGGACTGTCGAACAGTTCGACGCTAAAACTTGGTTAGATAAACTTATTGAAATTCGTTCCTGTCCTGGAGATTATGAAATAAAGATTAAAAATATTTTGTCTCTTAATTTCAAATCGGATTTTTCTATGGCAGATGATTATTTGAACTTTATTATGAGTAAAACAACAAAACCAAGTTAG
- a CDS encoding GDP-L-fucose synthase family protein, protein MNLSSKIYVAGHKGMAGSGVLRHLKSIGYENLITRDRSELNLTNQAAVETFFANEKPEVVIMAAAKVGGIYANNIYPASFLYENLAIATNTVNAASISGTERFLFLGSSCIYPKFASQPIKESSLLTDMLEPTNEAYAIAKIAGLKLCEYYRKQYGVLFHSLMPTNLYGQGDNYHPENSHLLPALIGRFHEATVANRESVTIWGTGTPRRELMNVDDLAEAITHVLSLEDPPDLINAGTGVDHSIMEIAEIVKRVVGFEGEIKTDPSKPDGTPRKLLDVSLLKKHGWSSGIPLEKGIADTYEWYLQERESGNLRSV, encoded by the coding sequence ATGAACTTAAGTTCCAAAATATACGTCGCAGGCCACAAAGGAATGGCTGGCTCTGGGGTTCTCCGTCACTTGAAATCTATCGGATACGAAAATCTCATAACGCGCGATCGCTCAGAGTTGAATCTAACTAATCAGGCTGCGGTCGAGACTTTCTTCGCCAACGAGAAACCCGAAGTTGTAATTATGGCCGCTGCAAAAGTTGGAGGTATCTATGCTAATAACATATATCCTGCTTCGTTCCTCTATGAAAATCTAGCAATCGCTACAAATACAGTGAACGCGGCATCTATTTCGGGCACGGAAAGATTTCTTTTTCTAGGGAGTTCATGCATCTACCCCAAATTCGCTTCCCAGCCAATCAAAGAAAGCTCACTTCTTACGGATATGCTTGAACCGACCAACGAGGCCTACGCCATAGCAAAAATTGCAGGTCTCAAACTCTGCGAGTATTACCGGAAGCAATACGGTGTCCTGTTTCATTCTTTGATGCCCACCAACCTCTACGGCCAAGGGGACAACTACCATCCTGAGAACTCCCATCTCTTGCCAGCACTGATAGGAAGATTCCACGAAGCGACGGTGGCTAACAGGGAGTCCGTCACTATTTGGGGGACGGGAACTCCACGTAGGGAACTGATGAATGTAGATGACCTCGCCGAAGCGATCACCCATGTGCTAAGCCTCGAAGATCCACCCGATCTTATAAACGCGGGAACCGGCGTTGACCATAGCATCATGGAGATCGCTGAAATCGTAAAAAGAGTCGTGGGCTTTGAAGGCGAAATTAAAACGGATCCAAGCAAACCCGATGGGACTCCTCGTAAACTGCTTGACGTCAGTCTGTTGAAAAAGCACGGATGGTCATCCGGAATCCCTCTCGAAAAAGGCATCGCCGATACTTATGAATGGTATCTTCAAGAGCGAGAATCTGGGAATTTGAGATCTGTATAG